The genomic segment GAAATGGAAGCATTATAAGATAATTgggtgaagaggaagaggctggGTGAAGCCCTGGGTGCCTGTAGGAACTGAGCTTGAATTGGACAGAGAAATGGAGGGAAGAGGAAGCAAAAAAAGACGATACGGAGCAGGAGCCAGACGCTTGAAAGAGGCGACATTATGCCCAAGAAAAGTGACTTCATCACCGTTCCATAATTGCCCAGTCAGCCTTTTgtgaagaaagagaaaagattTAATGAGGTGTTCAGACATAACTTTAAATAGGTTGACAATACATACATATCTATCATTCAAATGGCAGTTAAACTACTTGTAATTTATTAAGCAAATATGTTATGATTATAACTATAAAAAACCGAGGTTTCAAAACCGTTGTCATTTTGTAAGGCTAAAACTCAATAACGACGAATTACCAACAGAGCTCTGCGATGCCAGGTACGTGACTTTTGTGTTTGCTTAATAGCCTACATCTAAAAAGCGCACTACGATTTTTATGTTTGACAATTGGGATCGAAAAAAATAGGACACAATATAAAGCTAGTGAAAAAATTCTCAACAACTCCTCAACAGCTTAAGGAAGAATATAGTTTCCTACTTCTTAACTAGCCATTAACCGCCATTTATCCAGTTACTGATGGCGGAGTCGCGGAGCATTAAGTTTGATGGATATTCATGCAATATCGTATGAATATTAATCAAAGTTAACAATTTTATATGCAACGCATTGACTCTAAAACCTTACCACAAAATATATGAAACCATGGCCACGTAGCATGCTATACATGGAATACAATgttaactcattccttttttcGCATTTTTTTTCGTTTAATGTTGGATGATAAAATACCTATTTCCACAATTTTCACCACTGGAATTCTATTGGGACGTATCCATGCCACAGACTTACCTCGAGAAGAAATTCGGAACATAGTATTCTGCTGTAAATGTTTCAACAAAGTGTTTTCCATGAAGCCGAAAATGTCCATACAATAGTTCAAAACTCGTTCATCGTCCAGCAGCGAAATAACGGAAACATAAAGAATACAATTGGGTGCCCCTTTTCACATAACCCCCTAAAACACAGATGCAGCATTGTGTGTCTGCAGAATAAATATCATATCCAAAACCGAAGCAAAGGGGTTCGTAGTTGCTGTCAGAGTAAGGTCCCGCATATGGTTACAGTAGAGAATGGAGTATGAATGCAAGTTTGACGTTGTCTGTATCAGCGGTCGCGTACACAGGACCGAGTGCGCTCTTTGGGAGATGAAAGGTAGTTCAGCCACCGGCAGGAGAGGATCGGACTCGGGATGTGCCGAGTTTTACCGAGCACAGCCGACACCATCCGGAAGTTTAACAAGCGGGGTTATATCGGCCAGCTTGTCCCAAACTACTAGTTTTGTGGGTGCAATCGCCTTTAATTAACCCTCTGTATTGCTTTATTGTGGAGTCCTCCATCACGGAATACCGTCATGTCGGTTTTATGTTATAATAAAGGTTGTGGTCAACGTTTTGATCCGGAGAATAACCTTGATGGTGAGTATTGTCCTAGCTATGTTGCTATGCTCTCATCTAGAATTTTCTGTCTACTGTAACACAGCCATGTGCTTTACGGATCTTCTCACTCTCCGTGTTCTCTCTAAGGGTTTTTTAATTCGTTTACGATGTGAATATTGACATTTCTGGCCgtaaaatgtaatattattttaattataataGTATAGTATTCGCTGTAAGAAGTGAGGATACTGGGTTGTGTTTCCAGAAACTTCCTGTCTGCCTTGTATTTAGTAAGGCTTTGTGTggtttaagaaatatattttacGACATTATTTTACTGTTTTGCACGACTGCAATATATTATCCTTCTGTATCTCTAATGTTCGTTGTTCTggaaatgaaaaacaacacaaacgaTAGTAGTATGTGGGTTGAACATTAATGGACCTTGCACGGCTCTAAAAGTGTTTGAAACATATCTGTGGTGTGGTGGGAAAGGGGTAGAAACAATGGAAAAATAACTACAGATAGACTTCTATGATGACCCAGTTCCTTGACTAGGCCACTGTAAACACCTTTAGTTGGGTAAGTAGGCCTCTTGCGGTTAAAATATTGCGATAAAAAGGTGAATCAATTATAGATCCTAGTAAATTGATGCTCCATTGTAGTGAACACGTACGCTATTTTGAAATGTTATTACATGGCCTTCTCACCCTAGAACTTTTGTTATGCTTGAGAGCCTCCCGCTAGTGTCAGTGATGGCACTCGGGGAAGTTTAGTGTTACTGCACTAAAATTGCTGGGAACATGAGCACCACCACACCTTGCCCTTGGCAAATAACTTCAGAAAGCTCCTTCAGTAATTTTTGATAGAATGGACGAATGCAGAAAGAAAATGGATAGAGAGTTGTTAGTGTTAAGTTAAACATctaacatgtttttttcattcattgaaGATGCGTGCACCTTCCACCCAGGAGTCCCGGTGTTCCATGATGCGTTGAAGGTAAATACGGTTTAGCCAAATCACTTCCACCAATATGTATTGCTCCCACTAACATTCAAATtccccataaaaaaaaaatcggtgcGTTCTGTACACCTTcacttaaagctagggtagccAATTTATTGTAGGAACATATTTTGCCGTATctgttgaaattctctttacTTCCggacatcaatcaatcaaattttccaaaaaaaataaaaagtacacTCATTGAGCACGTCTTCCACAAGGATGGGCAGACCTGTACCtgaagctagcgagctagtcccGTGTTTTAGGGGAGTAGCTTAGAGGGAGGCTTTTAGGGAGGGTGGGATTCTTTTGGTTGGATGCTGTCAAAACCGAGCTGAGCCTTCCCTAGCTTTGACCCACATTGCACGTTTCTAATATTGTTTTTCACTCGGCCAGTCAGAAGAAGATTTTCTGTCCATCCTGATTGACAGTAAAGGCATCTaaatcttcctcttcctccttagGGATGGTCGTGCTGCAAGAGAAGAACCACCGATTTTTCCGACTTCCTCAGCATTGTTGTAAGGCTGTGCTCCGGAGAATGGATGAAAGCACTTTGTACTCTTAAGCTCATAGGCAACTCTTGGAGAATCCTACTTCCGCCATTACAACCTTTTTATTGGGAAAAAGCCTGAACTTCAATATTATTTGTTGTATTTAGATGAGTAGCTTTCATGCATGTAATTTTATTACACACCCTGATACGATGACACACATTTCGCTTCACAGTGTGAACACACAGTATGTATTTCTGCATGCTCTCTCGAATGACAAATCTTTTATTTGATGATCCTTTTACTCAAGGGCTGTACGAAAGCCCCTCACAACAAGGAAAAGCCACCGGAGCCTGTGAAACCCGACGTGAGCTCCTCtggagagaagaaggaggtggGTGAACAGAAACCAAAGTTCAGCGAGTACATCATCTCCGCCCCTAAACCCCAAGGGGCGTTCACCAGACCAAGGTAGGAGTTCAACCAATTTGGTGACTGAAAGCACCTCTCTGTCGCTGCCCCCTCACTTCATACTGTGTAACCTCACTCCAAAGCCTCCCCCATGACCCACCTGTTCCGCCTAGAGATATCCCTGCTAAACACTGGCCCTGAGCACCTACTGACTTTGTTGAACCGTGCGTCCCCTTGGTTACTGCATATTGAATGTGGAATGCGTGTATTTTTACCCTGTGGTGCCCACTTGTAGTGTCCTTGAGACTGATGATTGCATTTGGTTGTTAGAGGAGAGCGGGTGTTCTCTACAAACGTTCTCCTGTGGTTGTTTcgttgggggtgtgtgtggcatTACGAAAGACATGGATATATGCCAGCTTTAAGCTTTTTTTAGGGAGTATAGTTTGCCATATTCAATTGATGAGGTGTCCAGGACAATCATGCCAACTCCCACTTATCAGCACTAATGTGGACTATTTTCTTAATTGCCACTTAAACGTAGATTAAATTGATCCTGTGATTTATCTCCGGAGTTACGCCTAAATTGCATATTCGTCTTCCGGTATTCTATCACTCCGCAGTGTTAGGGTGCTCGGCCAACACCACTGTAAACTAAAAGCACCAGGCTAACATACAAGGTTGTCGTATTGAAACGGGGAATTCGTCGTGTGTGCCGTAGTGGTGACGAACCAATGGTGAGGATGCAGCACAAGGTCTCAGCCTCTCTCCGGCAGGCGCTGGAAAAGATGAAGCTGTCTGACAACACGGCGGAGATGAAAGGTGAGCAGTGCCACGCCGTGTACCCTTCCACACATCCTCTCCTGCCGTGCCTCTGTCAGGGGAATGGGGCTGCCATGGAATTAAGTCAGGAATAGAAAGCAGCGCGGGGGTCAAAGGACGGGCTGTGATTGGGCGGAACGATGAGGGTATTGTTCCCGTCTTTTCCTTTCAACCTCTGTGTCCTGGAAACCCAGAAGGAAGACGGAGGAGGGAGAAGCAGGGGTTTGGTGTTTGGCCACTGGGGCCCCCCTTCCTCAGCGCGGTTATGCTGCACTGTCTTTAAAAAGACCCCACGTTTGTCAAACACGtcacatgtgttttgtgtgttttcttccagaggaggagggagatgaaaCCAAGATTGGCACATCATGTAAAAACGCAGGGTGCACAAAGGTAGGTGAATAAATATTCCCCCCCTTTTTAAAATGAATCAGGAAAACATGCGCTTTTGATGCCTCCTGAAGCCTCGCCTCAAGACGCCTGAATTATTGGGTGTAAAAATAAATCCAGCATTAAAACGCGCTGTCATACACGCCGGAACTGTGTGATGCCGCTGCGTTCGGCACAGTGTCGGCCCGCTCAAGGCTGTTGATTTCTTTTCCCCACTGCTTTCCAAACCCCACTAAAAAGAGAGCTGATTACTTGGCCTCTGCAAGGATCCTAAAGCAGGCTCTGCTCTCGCTGCTAGACTGTGGCTCGGCCTTCTCCCATAAGCACCACTATAAGTACactgattattattttagatcTGTTCTTTTAGTTCTAGTTCCAGCAAAGTGAGCACGCCATTACGCGTCCTACTTTAATTTAAGATTTCTTCCAAAAATCCACTCTAAAGGAAAAACTTTTTCGTAACCCTGCCTTGCCCTATCACCGTTGTTTACTCGTGCTGTCATATCACCCAATTATCTTTATAATCATACATCATTTTGATATACTCACAAACGGAAGGAAAAAGCTACTCCCCAAAGAAGCACTTTTCTTTTTCAGACCACAGCGTTCCACCCCAAAAAGGCTCTCTGCATCCTTTCCCTGGCAGCATTGGCCCTAATTGAGATGCATTGTCTATAGCGGGGTTGCGGATCACTGCCACAGCTGTCCTTCTGATAGACCGCCGCCGCGCGGTGAAGTCTAGCTCGGCTCAACATGTACCGTCTAATCGCACAGACGCTGAGAGACATCAGCGCCCAAAGGGATTATTTTGGTGTTCTTGCTTTTACATATACAAGAAAAACACAAGCCCTATCCATAAAGGGAAAATGTTGGTAAAGTCCGTCATGTCTTTGTGCCGCGTTTACTGAGAGAAGGCGAAGTGCTCTATTGAAATCACCTTTGCTCTCTTCCTGCCCATTGTGTGCCTAACAACATTTGAAATGTCCCTGATGCACTGCTTCCATAAGACGCTAAACAGACGTCCTATtggtatttgtgttgttatacgTGGCCCTTCACCTGTGACTCTATCTCCACCAGAGCTTTAGCGGTGTGGCTAGCAACGAGGAAGTGTGCGCATACCATTCTGGATTCCCCATCTTTCACGAAGGGTTAGTACTCAAAGCACTTTTGATTAATTTTTCGTTTATAACCAGGAATAACAAAGTTAGATGTTTTTCAGTCAATGATTTTATCATTATAATGTATCATCTTTAAGTGAGATTGGATACAAATTAAATACAGATCTCAACTTACAGGGACACCCGGTTTTGCAGACTTAATCAATGAAAATATATGACCTTAAATTGATTAATATGGGTTTGAAACGTAAGAGAAAGAAGCAGTTAGCATAATTGTTGTCAATTATGTAGTGATTTGTATTTCGAATTCATTAGCCTATCGTGGTATGTTGTGTAAACTCGTCCCATGAGTTTTGGCCAAATGTATTCATTAACAGTTCCTAGCATAATGTGTTGGACAGATTGTGAAAATATATTCATCTACATTTCCTAttaattatgtttgtttgtgtgagacttattgtgaaaaaatattaattaacatATCCTAGGAATAAATTGTGTGTGAAATATTttgaaaatgtattcatttacgtctgtgtgtgtgagacataaTTCATAACCATTTCCTTTGTTTGAAGTTGTTGTGACCAGAATTTCTGCCTGTAATTAAACCTTAAAAACCCCTGTTCTATCTAGAGGACATCTTTCAtagtatgtgttgtgtgtagatCCTCTGTGGACCCTGATGAAACATGACCCATGTACTTCCTCCACACAGGATGAAGTACTGGACCTGTTGTAAAAGGAAAACATCTGATTTCAACACCTTCCTGTCCCAGGAGGGCTGCGTCAAGGGAACGCACATCTGGAAGAAGAAAGACACGGTGGGTGGGAGATGAACCACTATCGCCCTCTAGTGGCCAGTCGGCGTGATCCTTGACCGAGCCTCTGTGTAACGGTTGCCCTCTCCTTCACAGGGTAAGAAAGTGGTCCCGTGTCGGTTTGACTGGCACCAGACCGGAGCACAGGTCATCGTCTCCATTTATTCAAAGAACTCCGTCCCTGAGCTAAGCTACGTCGAGGCTAACAGCACCACggtgagtggggggaggggagggggtggtggggggcacgtctgtctgtctgtctgtatgcttgtttttttttttttttggaagttAAGCTGTTTTTGCCGTGAATTCTGTCTCTGATGTTTCGGTGACATGTGCTCTGTTTATTTCCAGCTCGACATCCACATTCTTTTTGAAGGGGAGAAGGAATTTGCACAGAAAATAAACTTGTGGGGGGTGAGTGTCCCACGTTGCATCATAAGCTGGTACTGCAGAGTCTTTTAATGTGGTACTGCGTCATGACTTATAACTTCAAAACAGCTTTATTGTAGATGTTTCATCATGTGTGATGGAATCACTGGTGCCGATCAGGCAACTGTATTGAAGTAGCAGTTAAAACACATGATTAAAGAAGGTAGTGTCTCACACCGGCACTTAAAGGTCCcttggcatgctactttatggatgctttaatatagatattagagggcccctaacacagtatctGAAGATGTTCCCGAAATTCGGCCGTGgcgcagaattacagccactatgagccagttgcacattgagctttccccagaCGTGCCGTTTCGGTGtatgtagctttaatgcaaatgaggaggcgggtcaaggaggagggtgggggtgtggccctgagctgCTTGCGGCCACgctaccatgcgctctgtttacagtggatgtatcgcaatggcgaggcgcacacagcctttagccgtgttctgttaatattcgggagtcctggagctctatatctaagtaatatcatattatgcatagatatctatatcatataatatatattatcacggccaaaagctttgtgcgcctccagatgatattatgaatcacaaacgactgcgtcgggttctccgacgtctctggttcttccacttccacatcaatctgaagtagactgaaccgcccgctgccggctgccgggcggtggtgcttcgcggtggtggtgcttcgcggtggtggtgcctcgcggcggtgggcGGTGGGCATCGGGGCTCAacgatggctgagataacccccacctcagtctcgttgtggaaataccagagacatcagagaaccgacgtgttatgcgccataacaccaacagcagaacagtgTACAACAAAGAAGAAGTGTACAACAAAGAAGtatacaacacttgcgttacagtgtttgtaatctcacacacacacacacacacacacacatacacacatgtggcCCTCGCAAGGttgtagctcattgtctcattggctgcccgaattctctgggcgggtaaggcagagaaaggggaggaagcTTGGCCCCTTTTGACGACATaaggggccacattccaaatcagcgcgcttgagcttccattttttcgaaaggggagcaggatacctagtgctcgttttacaccgaatgCAAGTTTTAgtcactgggggaccataggcaggctaggggaactcatgttaatgttagaaaacctcgtAAAGTGCGATtatcatgccatgggacctttttaAAACACATGACTATAGAAGGTATTGTCTTAGCCCAGCACTTAAAACACATGACTAAAGAAGGTATTTTCTTCGACCGGCACGTAAAACACATGACTAAAGTTGGTATCAGCACTTAAAACACATGACTGAATAATGTAGCGTCTTGGACACTGCATTGTTTACACTACGCCTAAAACATGTGACGGCCTAGGCGGTTTTGAACCGCCAAACTTGACCCCCGCTCACCTCTCTCTGCCTAGGTGATCGACGCCAGCAAAAGCGTGGTCAACATGCTGGCGGCCAAGATCGAGATCGCCATGAAGAAGTCCGAGCCCATGTCCTGGGCTCGGCTGGACCTgccgccccccgtccccccgcccAAAGcaacag from the Gadus macrocephalus chromosome 7, ASM3116895v1 genome contains:
- the chordc1b gene encoding cysteine and histidine-rich domain-containing protein 1 encodes the protein MSVLCYNKGCGQRFDPENNLDDACTFHPGVPVFHDALKGWSCCKRRTTDFSDFLSIVGCTKAPHNKEKPPEPVKPDVSSSGEKKEVGEQKPKFSEYIISAPKPQGAFTRPSGDEPMVRMQHKVSASLRQALEKMKLSDNTAEMKEEEGDETKIGTSCKNAGCTKSFSGVASNEEVCAYHSGFPIFHEGMKYWTCCKRKTSDFNTFLSQEGCVKGTHIWKKKDTGKKVVPCRFDWHQTGAQVIVSIYSKNSVPELSYVEANSTTLDIHILFEGEKEFAQKINLWGVIDASKSVVNMLAAKIEIAMKKSEPMSWARLDLPPPVPPPKATEKEKDDDEDDDEEEEEDSEADDELD